From a region of the Bradyrhizobium manausense genome:
- a CDS encoding ABC transporter permease produces MLRLLSFALFLAIWWTAALFVGGAKLPSPPAVLNVIIAEAASGALFLHLGATLARVALAFVLAMSLGSAIGYLMGRVKLADRLGDPWLILLLNLPALVVIVLAYIWAGLTEAAAIAAIAINKLPTAVVTLREGTRALDRSLDEMATVFAMPRWRAFRHVVLPQLAPYIAASARSGLSLVWKIVLVAELLGRPNGVGFEIGVAFQLFDTPRLLAYSLTFAAVVLVIETALVQPFEARATRWRPRAA; encoded by the coding sequence GTGCTGCGCCTTCTCTCCTTTGCCCTGTTTCTCGCGATCTGGTGGACAGCCGCGCTGTTCGTCGGCGGCGCCAAGCTGCCCTCCCCGCCCGCCGTGCTCAACGTCATCATCGCGGAGGCCGCGAGCGGCGCGCTGTTCCTCCATCTCGGCGCGACGCTGGCACGCGTCGCGCTCGCTTTCGTGCTGGCGATGTCGCTAGGCAGCGCCATCGGTTATCTGATGGGACGGGTGAAGCTCGCCGATCGGCTCGGCGATCCCTGGCTGATCCTGTTGCTCAACCTGCCGGCGCTGGTCGTGATCGTGCTGGCCTATATCTGGGCCGGGCTGACCGAGGCCGCCGCGATCGCCGCCATCGCCATCAACAAGCTGCCGACCGCGGTCGTCACCTTGCGCGAGGGCACACGCGCGCTCGACCGTTCGCTCGACGAGATGGCAACGGTGTTTGCGATGCCGCGCTGGCGCGCGTTCCGCCATGTCGTGCTGCCGCAGCTTGCGCCCTATATCGCGGCCTCAGCCCGCTCCGGCCTGTCGCTGGTGTGGAAGATCGTGCTGGTGGCCGAACTGCTGGGACGGCCGAACGGCGTCGGCTTCGAGATCGGCGTTGCGTTCCAGCTGTTCGACACGCCGCGCCTGCTCGCCTATTCCCTGACCTTCGCTGCAGTCGTGCTCGTGATCGAGACGGCGCTGGTGCAACCGTTCGAGGCGCGCGCAACGCGATGGCGGCCCCGTGCGGCTTGA